The uncultured Carboxylicivirga sp. genomic interval TATTACAAAAATAGTGTTACGATTACCCTTTTTTGCAATTAACCATTGAGTATTCAATGGTGAGACTCAAAAACTTTAAATCAGTTTTTATGAATTCTAAACAACGTAACAAAGTTTCAATGTTCAGGGCAGTTAATAATGTGTTTAATACCTACACTTCTGAATTAAGTTCTATACCTGTTTTGGTTAGCTTGATCGAAACCTTTGGTAACAATCTTATTAACATTGAAGATGTTTTACTTATTCAACAAGGCAAAACAACAGGAGCCAGCAAATTAAAAACAAAAGAAGAAGAAGAAATGATAGAAGCAACTGTACAAATGGCCGGTTCTATTTTTGTATACGCACAGGATAATAACCAACCCGACCTGAAAGAAAAATGTGCCATATCTTCCTCTCAGATTAGAAATATGTCGGATGAAGATGTAAAAACAGCCTGCCTCAATATTTATGCAGAAGCTGCAAGATTAGATGGTGCATTAACCGACTATGGTAAAACGCCCGAAGACATTGCTCAGCTAAAAAAAGAAATTGACGACTTTGCTACCTTGATCGCCTCTCCCCGATCGGCCATTGTAACCCGCTCGCAGGCTACCCGAGAACTGGCTCGCTTAATTACCGAAAACAACGATTTATTGCGACTGAAAGCAGATAAACTGATGGAATTATTTAAAACCACTAACACTAAACTTTACAATACTTACAAAGCAGCACGCGTTATTGTTGATTTACGGGCAGGTAAGCAAACAATAGTAGAAGAATAAAATTAAAGGATGCGATCTTAATAAAACAAATATTCGAAAAGATCGCATTCATTCTACTCAAACACCCCTCTTTCATTCGCCATATAATAAGAGGATTTTATAAACAAAGATTAAAGCCAAAACTCACCTAATTATGAAAATTAACTTAAAAACCATCCCCTACCAACAACTAGCATCACTTATCGAAAATCAACAAACTGGCACTGCCTCAAAGTTGGCCAAACAAATTGGCGTATCGCGCTCTACCCTTTTTAATATGCTCGATGAAATAAGAGGTGCCGGAGTTGAAATTGAATACTGCGAAGAAAAACATAGTTATATCTACACAAATAATAAACGCATAAAAGTAAATCAACCCATCGAAATTATAGCAACTTAATAGAACAACACCCCTATTAGGTCTTTTAATATAAAAAAAAAGGGGGGGGGTAGTCTATTTTATTACACTAGCACTCATGTATATTTATACTGCTTTATAAATGGCCATTTAAAAGCAACCCCTGCCAACCTATTTTTGCGAACCGGTGCAGCAGGGGCGCAGGATTTAACCTGCACAAAATTAATTTATTTATTAACAACTTAAATTTTGTGTTATGAAAAAACATTTGAAGAAGTTTTTATTTGTAGCTGGATTTGTAGCAATTACAGCTGCTGCAAATGCAAAAGTATGGCCCATCGAATGCGAAGATGGATCAGCATACCTTCTAATCACGACAGAAACTGATCGCTTTCTAGATTTGATTGCCTATCTCGATGCCTGTGAAGCACTTTGTTAAAATTTATCTACACTCTTCCTCAATGACTCTAACTATTGGGGAAGAGGTAACTTTTACTAAATTAAAGCAAATGAAACAAACTTATAAACAATACCTCCTTTTCTCACTTTTGGTAATATTATCATTATCATTAGGTGCACAAACAAATAATGGCGTTAAAATAATTAACCCTTCAATTTTCTTTGCATCCTACAACTATGAATATCAAGAAGATTCTGCAAGTATCAACTCTCGCAGACAAGAAGAAATGTGGCTATTAATTGGTAAAGATCTTTCTCAATTTGCTCACAATAGCATGTTCAGGATGGACTCCATGTTCTATAACTGCAATGATATTAATGATCCCAAAAATATGATGAAAATCGGCCAACAACTTAGAGGAGATAAATTTTCTTATCTCACAAGTTATCGTATTATTAAATCCAATAATAAACTAACTACAGATTCTTATGAAGTAATTTCCAATACCTACTATAAACTATCTGAAGAAATTACTTTTGATTGGAAACTAACTAACAAACCAGACACACTTATCTCAAACTTTTTATGCAAAGAAGCACAGACTACTTATAGGGGGCGAAAATATAATGCTTGGTACTCAGTGTCAATTCCCATTAACGATGGCCCCTACAAATTCAGAGGATTACCTGGTTTAATTGTTAAAGTTGAGGATGTAGAAAAAGAACATAGCTTCTCACTTACATCTTTCGAAAAAATAAGCTACAATAAACCAATAACTTTATGGGATAGAAAATTTTCAGATGCTGAACCTGAACAATATTCAAAACTAAAACACAATCAAACCCTAGATAATCTTAGAAAATATGGAAACCCTCAAGTGGTGAATTTATCTCAAGATAAACTGGGTAGTGTTGAAGCAAAAATTTTAAGTAGAAATAACCTAATTGAAAAGTATTAAATAATATCATTAACGCCGTTCATGTACCACTTACAACATACATCTTTATCCAATACTCAATAAATACAACCGAATACTCATTTACACAATGCATACTGTCATAATTTGTGGTAATTAACACTCAGTAAATAAAGCTAAGCTATGAGAGAACTGCTTTTAGTCCTATTGATCACTGTACCCCCACTTTGCCGGATAAACGCTCAAAGCCATAACGGGATTAAAATCATCGATAAGGCTCAGTACTTTGCATCCTATAACTACGAATACCAGCAAGACTCAACCAGTACTAGTTCAAAAAAGCAAAAAGAAATGTGGTTATTCATTGGAGAGAACATCTCTGAATTTTCGCATAACAGCATTTACCGAATGGATTCTATGTTTTACGAATGCCTTGATGTTAAAAAACAATCAAACCTCGTACATATTATTAACCAATTAAAAGACGATTCTTTTAATTTTTTCACTCAGTACAGTATTATTAAAGATAAAAGCAGCAACAAGATAGATTTATATGAAGTTGCTTCAAGCAATTACTATCATCTTCCGGATAACATCTCATTCAATTGGAAAATAACCAACAAAAAAGATACGGTAATTGCAGGCTACCAATGCAAGGAAGCTCAAACAAGCTATAGAGGCAGACAATACAGAGCATGGTACACCATGGCTATTCCTATTAGTGATGGCCCCTATAAATTTAAAGGGCTACCTGGTTTAATTATAAAACTGGAAGACACTCACAAAGAACACTGTTTTGAATTAGAAACTTTCAAAAAGATTAACTACAACAAGCCCATATATTTATGGGATAAAAAATTCATCGAAATAGAAGCTAAGCAATACCGCAAACTAAAACATAACGAAGCATTAGACAGATCAAGAATGATAGGCGCCCAGGTTCAAAACATATCCTCCGAGAAATTAGGAAGTGTGGAAGCCAAAATACTAAGAAGGAATAATCTGATTGAAAAGTATTAAACTAAAAGATATAATTCAAGGTGTGACTTTGAGTCACGCCTTGAATAAAGCATACAATCTTTATTGGCTAGATGTAAGATAACATCGCATCCGTAACGACATCACCAATGTTAATTAACATTATTTAACAAAAGAAAAAAAAGGGGGGGGGGCAGTGTATTTTTTTGGACTAGTATCCACATACCTTTACACTGCTTTATTAATGACCATTTAGAAGCAACCCCTGCCAACCTATTTTTGCGAACCGGTGCAGCAGGGGTGCAGGATTAAACCTGCACAAAATTAATTTTAATTATTAACAACTTAAATTTTGTGTAATGAAAAAACATTTGAAAAAAATTGTATTGATGAGTAGTTTTGTCGCAATGGCTGCAGCTGCTAATGCTGATGTTTTCCACATCAAATGTAATAATGGAAAAGAGTATAATTACATATCTCTAGAACCTGTCGGTTCCGATGCAGAAGCAGCTGATTTCGAGCAAGCAATTGAAGATCTTTGCTCTTAAAAAAACAATTAAATAATCCCGTTATCAAAGTATTGATCTCGGGATTAAAACATTTACAATTCTATTTTCATTCATACTAATGCTACATATTAAAACCCTTTTTACAACAATACTATTGTGTGCTTTAACTATTTTATCAAACGCACAATCGAACAAAAACAAATCTAAGATAAGCATAATT includes:
- a CDS encoding HTH domain-containing protein; its protein translation is MKINLKTIPYQQLASLIENQQTGTASKLAKQIGVSRSTLFNMLDEIRGAGVEIEYCEEKHSYIYTNNKRIKVNQPIEIIAT
- a CDS encoding GLPGLI family protein; translation: MKQTYKQYLLFSLLVILSLSLGAQTNNGVKIINPSIFFASYNYEYQEDSASINSRRQEEMWLLIGKDLSQFAHNSMFRMDSMFYNCNDINDPKNMMKIGQQLRGDKFSYLTSYRIIKSNNKLTTDSYEVISNTYYKLSEEITFDWKLTNKPDTLISNFLCKEAQTTYRGRKYNAWYSVSIPINDGPYKFRGLPGLIVKVEDVEKEHSFSLTSFEKISYNKPITLWDRKFSDAEPEQYSKLKHNQTLDNLRKYGNPQVVNLSQDKLGSVEAKILSRNNLIEKY
- a CDS encoding GLPGLI family protein, with the translated sequence MRELLLVLLITVPPLCRINAQSHNGIKIIDKAQYFASYNYEYQQDSTSTSSKKQKEMWLFIGENISEFSHNSIYRMDSMFYECLDVKKQSNLVHIINQLKDDSFNFFTQYSIIKDKSSNKIDLYEVASSNYYHLPDNISFNWKITNKKDTVIAGYQCKEAQTSYRGRQYRAWYTMAIPISDGPYKFKGLPGLIIKLEDTHKEHCFELETFKKINYNKPIYLWDKKFIEIEAKQYRKLKHNEALDRSRMIGAQVQNISSEKLGSVEAKILRRNNLIEKY